TCACCATCCCCGCGCCACCCGCCCGCGCACCAGTCCGCGGAACTCGTCGGCGACCAGCCGCGCGCCCGCCACGGCGGCGAGCGCCGCCCGCGCGTAGGGCAGGACCGCCGCACCCACCTCGGTCATGCGGACCCTGCGCCCGGACCGGTCGAGCAGTTCGTGCCCCAGCTCCCGTTCCAGCCGTCTGATCTGCGCGGACACTCCCGGCTGGGCCACGTGCACCCGCTGGGCGGCGCGCGTGAAGTTGCCAGACTGGGTGCCGGACGAAAGGAGCTGCACATGAAGGACGAGGCCACCACGCCGGAAGACCTCGCGGTGATGTTCGTGGAACGCGCGAACGCCCGGGACGCCAAGGCGCTGTCGGAGCTCTACGCCGAGGACGCGGTGCTGGCGTTCCCGCCCGGTTCGCAGACCACCGGCCGCGACGCGATCCGCGGGGTGCTGGAGCAGATGCTGGCGCACACCGGTGAGGAGTTCCGGGTCGAGGAGCCGATGCCGACCGTCCGCCACGGCGACCTCGCGCTGACCTCCACGCGGCCCGCCGACAACACCGGCGGACGGGTGCAGGTGGCGCGACGCCAGCCGGACGGCACCTGGCTGCGGATCATCGACCGGCCGGAGATCCGCCGTCCGGAGTGAGGTCTTCCGCAGGATCGCCAGAGCGAGCGCCCGGCCGGGCGGCCAGAGCCTCAGATCTGCGCCAGGCCGTCGTCGACGAGGAACTCGGCGCCGTTGACGAAACTGGACTGGCCGGAAGCCAGGAAAACGGCGGCGTCGGCCCCGGGCTCAGCAGGTTGACCCGGACCCCACTGGCGCCTCGTTCGATGATCCAGGTTCGCGCCAGGTTGCGGACCGCCGCCTTGGTCGCCGATCCGGCCCTTGCGCTGCTGAACCCTCCGCGGCACGGCGACATCGACCCGGACGCCGACCCGCGCGCACTGGCCCGGCTGGAACTGGCGGTCCTGCGGGGGATCGAGGCACTGGGCAAGGCCGGCCAGCGCGAGGCGTCATTGCGCAGCATCGCCGACATCGCGCCGGCCGTTCTCCCGCGCCCGCCGTCGGCAGCCGACGGCGCACGATAAGGTGATCGACGATACCGACCGGAGGAGGTGAGACCCGTTTCCGTCCACGTAACCCGGGTGCTCCCTCCCGGCCATCAGGACCGGTGAGCTACGAGCGCCCGTTCCCCGGAAAGGCGCTCCCATGTCGATCGACACCGACACACCCCTCGTCCGCCGTCTGCGCGCGGCCGGATGCGTGTTCGCCGAGGACGAAGCC
This is a stretch of genomic DNA from Amycolatopsis endophytica. It encodes these proteins:
- a CDS encoding YybH family protein, which produces MKDEATTPEDLAVMFVERANARDAKALSELYAEDAVLAFPPGSQTTGRDAIRGVLEQMLAHTGEEFRVEEPMPTVRHGDLALTSTRPADNTGGRVQVARRQPDGTWLRIIDRPEIRRPE